In a genomic window of Phyllostomus discolor isolate MPI-MPIP mPhyDis1 chromosome 5, mPhyDis1.pri.v3, whole genome shotgun sequence:
- the TIAL1 gene encoding nucleolysin TIAR isoform X2, giving the protein MMEDDGQPRTLYVGNLSRDVTEVLILQLFSQIGPCKSCKMITEHTSNDPYCFVEFYEHRDAAAALAAMNGRKILGKEVKVNWATTPSSQKKDTSNHFHVFVGDLSPEITTEDIKSAFAPFGKISDARVVKDMATGKSKGYGFVSFYNKLDAENAIVHMGGQWLGGRQIRTNWATRKPPAPKSTQENNTKQLRFEDVVNQSSPKNCTVYCGGIASGLTDQLMRQTFSPFGQIMEIRVFPEKGYSFVRFSTHESAAHAIVSVNGTTIEGHVVKCYWGKESPDMTKNFQQVDYSQWGQWGQVYGNPQQYGQYVANGWQVPPYGVYGQPWNQQGFGVDQSPSAAWMGGFGAQPPQGQAPPPPVIPPPNQAGYGMASYQTQ; this is encoded by the exons ATGATGGAAGACGACGGGCAGCCCCGGACTCT ATACGTAGGCAACCTCTCCAGAGATGTGACAGAAGTCCTTATCCTTCAGTTGTTCAGTCAGATTGGACCCTGTAAAAGCTGTAAAATGATAACAGAG CATACAAGCAATGACCCATATTGCTTTGTGGAATTTTATGAACACAGAGATGCAGCTGCTGCATTAGCTGCTatgaatgggagaaaaatttTGGGGAAG gAGGTCAAAGTAAACTGGGCAACAACACCAAGTAGCCAGAAAAAAGATACTTCCA ATCACTTCCATGTGTTTGTTGGGGATTTGAGTCCAGAAATTACAACAGAAGATATCAAATCAGCATTCGCCCCCTTTGGTAAAATATC GGATGCCCGAGTAGTTAAAGACATGGCAACTGGAAAATCCAAAGGCTAtggttttgtgtctttttataaCAAACTG GATGCAGAGAATGCAATCGTGCACATGGGAGGTCAGTGGTTGGGGGGTCGTCAAATCagaaccaactgggccacacggAAACCGCCTGCACCTAAAAGTACACAAGAAA ATAACACTAAGCAGCTGAGATTTGAAGATGTAGTGAACCAGTCCAGTCCAAAAAATTGTACTGTGTACTGCGGAGGAATCGCGTCTGGGTTGACAG atcaaCTTATGAGACAAACATTTTCACCATTTGGACAAATCATGGAAATAAGAGTTTTTCCAGAGAAGGGCTATTCATTTGTCAG attttCGACCCACGAGAGTGCGGCCCATGCCATTGTCTCGGTGAACGGCACCACGATCGAAGGACATGTTGTTAAATGCTATTGGGGTAAAGAATCTCCTGATATGACTAAAAACTTCCAACAG GTCGACTACAGTCAGTGGGGCCAGTGGGGCCAGGTCTATGGAAACCCGCAGCAGTACGGGCAGTACGTGGCTAACGGGTGGCAAGTGCCGCCCTACGGGGTGTACGGGCAGCCGTGGAACCAGCAAGGGTTCGGAGTAGA tCAATCACCTTCTGCTGCTTGGATGGGTGGATTTGGTGCTCAGCCTCCCCAGGGACAAGCTCCTCCCCCCCCTGTAATACCTCCTCCTAACCAAGCTGGATATGGTATGGCAAGTTACCAAACGCAGTGA
- the TIAL1 gene encoding nucleolysin TIAR isoform X1 has product MMEDDGQPRTLYVGNLSRDVTEVLILQLFSQIGPCKSCKMITEQPDSRRVNSSVGFSVLQHTSNDPYCFVEFYEHRDAAAALAAMNGRKILGKEVKVNWATTPSSQKKDTSNHFHVFVGDLSPEITTEDIKSAFAPFGKISDARVVKDMATGKSKGYGFVSFYNKLDAENAIVHMGGQWLGGRQIRTNWATRKPPAPKSTQENNTKQLRFEDVVNQSSPKNCTVYCGGIASGLTDQLMRQTFSPFGQIMEIRVFPEKGYSFVRFSTHESAAHAIVSVNGTTIEGHVVKCYWGKESPDMTKNFQQVDYSQWGQWGQVYGNPQQYGQYVANGWQVPPYGVYGQPWNQQGFGVDQSPSAAWMGGFGAQPPQGQAPPPPVIPPPNQAGYGMASYQTQ; this is encoded by the exons ATGATGGAAGACGACGGGCAGCCCCGGACTCT ATACGTAGGCAACCTCTCCAGAGATGTGACAGAAGTCCTTATCCTTCAGTTGTTCAGTCAGATTGGACCCTGTAAAAGCTGTAAAATGATAACAGAG CAACCCGATAGCAGAAGGGTCAACTCTTCTGTTGGATTTTCTGTTTTGCAGCATACAAGCAATGACCCATATTGCTTTGTGGAATTTTATGAACACAGAGATGCAGCTGCTGCATTAGCTGCTatgaatgggagaaaaatttTGGGGAAG gAGGTCAAAGTAAACTGGGCAACAACACCAAGTAGCCAGAAAAAAGATACTTCCA ATCACTTCCATGTGTTTGTTGGGGATTTGAGTCCAGAAATTACAACAGAAGATATCAAATCAGCATTCGCCCCCTTTGGTAAAATATC GGATGCCCGAGTAGTTAAAGACATGGCAACTGGAAAATCCAAAGGCTAtggttttgtgtctttttataaCAAACTG GATGCAGAGAATGCAATCGTGCACATGGGAGGTCAGTGGTTGGGGGGTCGTCAAATCagaaccaactgggccacacggAAACCGCCTGCACCTAAAAGTACACAAGAAA ATAACACTAAGCAGCTGAGATTTGAAGATGTAGTGAACCAGTCCAGTCCAAAAAATTGTACTGTGTACTGCGGAGGAATCGCGTCTGGGTTGACAG atcaaCTTATGAGACAAACATTTTCACCATTTGGACAAATCATGGAAATAAGAGTTTTTCCAGAGAAGGGCTATTCATTTGTCAG attttCGACCCACGAGAGTGCGGCCCATGCCATTGTCTCGGTGAACGGCACCACGATCGAAGGACATGTTGTTAAATGCTATTGGGGTAAAGAATCTCCTGATATGACTAAAAACTTCCAACAG GTCGACTACAGTCAGTGGGGCCAGTGGGGCCAGGTCTATGGAAACCCGCAGCAGTACGGGCAGTACGTGGCTAACGGGTGGCAAGTGCCGCCCTACGGGGTGTACGGGCAGCCGTGGAACCAGCAAGGGTTCGGAGTAGA tCAATCACCTTCTGCTGCTTGGATGGGTGGATTTGGTGCTCAGCCTCCCCAGGGACAAGCTCCTCCCCCCCCTGTAATACCTCCTCCTAACCAAGCTGGATATGGTATGGCAAGTTACCAAACGCAGTGA
- the TIAL1 gene encoding nucleolysin TIAR isoform X3 has protein sequence MITEQPDSRRVNSSVGFSVLQHTSNDPYCFVEFYEHRDAAAALAAMNGRKILGKEVKVNWATTPSSQKKDTSNHFHVFVGDLSPEITTEDIKSAFAPFGKISDARVVKDMATGKSKGYGFVSFYNKLDAENAIVHMGGQWLGGRQIRTNWATRKPPAPKSTQENNTKQLRFEDVVNQSSPKNCTVYCGGIASGLTDQLMRQTFSPFGQIMEIRVFPEKGYSFVRFSTHESAAHAIVSVNGTTIEGHVVKCYWGKESPDMTKNFQQVDYSQWGQWGQVYGNPQQYGQYVANGWQVPPYGVYGQPWNQQGFGVDQSPSAAWMGGFGAQPPQGQAPPPPVIPPPNQAGYGMASYQTQ, from the exons ATGATAACAGAG CAACCCGATAGCAGAAGGGTCAACTCTTCTGTTGGATTTTCTGTTTTGCAGCATACAAGCAATGACCCATATTGCTTTGTGGAATTTTATGAACACAGAGATGCAGCTGCTGCATTAGCTGCTatgaatgggagaaaaatttTGGGGAAG gAGGTCAAAGTAAACTGGGCAACAACACCAAGTAGCCAGAAAAAAGATACTTCCA ATCACTTCCATGTGTTTGTTGGGGATTTGAGTCCAGAAATTACAACAGAAGATATCAAATCAGCATTCGCCCCCTTTGGTAAAATATC GGATGCCCGAGTAGTTAAAGACATGGCAACTGGAAAATCCAAAGGCTAtggttttgtgtctttttataaCAAACTG GATGCAGAGAATGCAATCGTGCACATGGGAGGTCAGTGGTTGGGGGGTCGTCAAATCagaaccaactgggccacacggAAACCGCCTGCACCTAAAAGTACACAAGAAA ATAACACTAAGCAGCTGAGATTTGAAGATGTAGTGAACCAGTCCAGTCCAAAAAATTGTACTGTGTACTGCGGAGGAATCGCGTCTGGGTTGACAG atcaaCTTATGAGACAAACATTTTCACCATTTGGACAAATCATGGAAATAAGAGTTTTTCCAGAGAAGGGCTATTCATTTGTCAG attttCGACCCACGAGAGTGCGGCCCATGCCATTGTCTCGGTGAACGGCACCACGATCGAAGGACATGTTGTTAAATGCTATTGGGGTAAAGAATCTCCTGATATGACTAAAAACTTCCAACAG GTCGACTACAGTCAGTGGGGCCAGTGGGGCCAGGTCTATGGAAACCCGCAGCAGTACGGGCAGTACGTGGCTAACGGGTGGCAAGTGCCGCCCTACGGGGTGTACGGGCAGCCGTGGAACCAGCAAGGGTTCGGAGTAGA tCAATCACCTTCTGCTGCTTGGATGGGTGGATTTGGTGCTCAGCCTCCCCAGGGACAAGCTCCTCCCCCCCCTGTAATACCTCCTCCTAACCAAGCTGGATATGGTATGGCAAGTTACCAAACGCAGTGA
- the TIAL1 gene encoding nucleolysin TIAR isoform X6 codes for MDARVVKDMATGKSKGYGFVSFYNKLDAENAIVHMGGQWLGGRQIRTNWATRKPPAPKSTQENNTKQLRFEDVVNQSSPKNCTVYCGGIASGLTDQLMRQTFSPFGQIMEIRVFPEKGYSFVRFSTHESAAHAIVSVNGTTIEGHVVKCYWGKESPDMTKNFQQVDYSQWGQWGQVYGNPQQYGQYVANGWQVPPYGVYGQPWNQQGFGVDQSPSAAWMGGFGAQPPQGQAPPPPVIPPPNQAGYGMASYQTQ; via the exons AT GGATGCCCGAGTAGTTAAAGACATGGCAACTGGAAAATCCAAAGGCTAtggttttgtgtctttttataaCAAACTG GATGCAGAGAATGCAATCGTGCACATGGGAGGTCAGTGGTTGGGGGGTCGTCAAATCagaaccaactgggccacacggAAACCGCCTGCACCTAAAAGTACACAAGAAA ATAACACTAAGCAGCTGAGATTTGAAGATGTAGTGAACCAGTCCAGTCCAAAAAATTGTACTGTGTACTGCGGAGGAATCGCGTCTGGGTTGACAG atcaaCTTATGAGACAAACATTTTCACCATTTGGACAAATCATGGAAATAAGAGTTTTTCCAGAGAAGGGCTATTCATTTGTCAG attttCGACCCACGAGAGTGCGGCCCATGCCATTGTCTCGGTGAACGGCACCACGATCGAAGGACATGTTGTTAAATGCTATTGGGGTAAAGAATCTCCTGATATGACTAAAAACTTCCAACAG GTCGACTACAGTCAGTGGGGCCAGTGGGGCCAGGTCTATGGAAACCCGCAGCAGTACGGGCAGTACGTGGCTAACGGGTGGCAAGTGCCGCCCTACGGGGTGTACGGGCAGCCGTGGAACCAGCAAGGGTTCGGAGTAGA tCAATCACCTTCTGCTGCTTGGATGGGTGGATTTGGTGCTCAGCCTCCCCAGGGACAAGCTCCTCCCCCCCCTGTAATACCTCCTCCTAACCAAGCTGGATATGGTATGGCAAGTTACCAAACGCAGTGA
- the TIAL1 gene encoding nucleolysin TIAR isoform X4 translates to MITEHTSNDPYCFVEFYEHRDAAAALAAMNGRKILGKEVKVNWATTPSSQKKDTSNHFHVFVGDLSPEITTEDIKSAFAPFGKISDARVVKDMATGKSKGYGFVSFYNKLDAENAIVHMGGQWLGGRQIRTNWATRKPPAPKSTQENNTKQLRFEDVVNQSSPKNCTVYCGGIASGLTDQLMRQTFSPFGQIMEIRVFPEKGYSFVRFSTHESAAHAIVSVNGTTIEGHVVKCYWGKESPDMTKNFQQVDYSQWGQWGQVYGNPQQYGQYVANGWQVPPYGVYGQPWNQQGFGVDQSPSAAWMGGFGAQPPQGQAPPPPVIPPPNQAGYGMASYQTQ, encoded by the exons ATGATAACAGAG CATACAAGCAATGACCCATATTGCTTTGTGGAATTTTATGAACACAGAGATGCAGCTGCTGCATTAGCTGCTatgaatgggagaaaaatttTGGGGAAG gAGGTCAAAGTAAACTGGGCAACAACACCAAGTAGCCAGAAAAAAGATACTTCCA ATCACTTCCATGTGTTTGTTGGGGATTTGAGTCCAGAAATTACAACAGAAGATATCAAATCAGCATTCGCCCCCTTTGGTAAAATATC GGATGCCCGAGTAGTTAAAGACATGGCAACTGGAAAATCCAAAGGCTAtggttttgtgtctttttataaCAAACTG GATGCAGAGAATGCAATCGTGCACATGGGAGGTCAGTGGTTGGGGGGTCGTCAAATCagaaccaactgggccacacggAAACCGCCTGCACCTAAAAGTACACAAGAAA ATAACACTAAGCAGCTGAGATTTGAAGATGTAGTGAACCAGTCCAGTCCAAAAAATTGTACTGTGTACTGCGGAGGAATCGCGTCTGGGTTGACAG atcaaCTTATGAGACAAACATTTTCACCATTTGGACAAATCATGGAAATAAGAGTTTTTCCAGAGAAGGGCTATTCATTTGTCAG attttCGACCCACGAGAGTGCGGCCCATGCCATTGTCTCGGTGAACGGCACCACGATCGAAGGACATGTTGTTAAATGCTATTGGGGTAAAGAATCTCCTGATATGACTAAAAACTTCCAACAG GTCGACTACAGTCAGTGGGGCCAGTGGGGCCAGGTCTATGGAAACCCGCAGCAGTACGGGCAGTACGTGGCTAACGGGTGGCAAGTGCCGCCCTACGGGGTGTACGGGCAGCCGTGGAACCAGCAAGGGTTCGGAGTAGA tCAATCACCTTCTGCTGCTTGGATGGGTGGATTTGGTGCTCAGCCTCCCCAGGGACAAGCTCCTCCCCCCCCTGTAATACCTCCTCCTAACCAAGCTGGATATGGTATGGCAAGTTACCAAACGCAGTGA
- the TIAL1 gene encoding nucleolysin TIAR isoform X5 has translation MMEDDGQPRTLYVGNLSRDVTEVLILQLFSQIGPCKSCKMITEQPDSRRVNSSVGFSVLQHTSNDPYCFVEFYEHRDAAAALAAMNGRKILGKEVKVNWATTPSSQKKDTSNHFHVFVGDLSPEITTEDIKSAFAPFGKISDARVVKDMATGKSKGYGFVSFYNKLDAENAIVHMGGQWLGGRQIRTNWATRKPPAPKSTQENNTKQLRFEDVVNQSSPKNCTVYCGGIASGLTDQLMRQTFSPFGQIMEIRVFPEKGYSFVR, from the exons ATGATGGAAGACGACGGGCAGCCCCGGACTCT ATACGTAGGCAACCTCTCCAGAGATGTGACAGAAGTCCTTATCCTTCAGTTGTTCAGTCAGATTGGACCCTGTAAAAGCTGTAAAATGATAACAGAG CAACCCGATAGCAGAAGGGTCAACTCTTCTGTTGGATTTTCTGTTTTGCAGCATACAAGCAATGACCCATATTGCTTTGTGGAATTTTATGAACACAGAGATGCAGCTGCTGCATTAGCTGCTatgaatgggagaaaaatttTGGGGAAG gAGGTCAAAGTAAACTGGGCAACAACACCAAGTAGCCAGAAAAAAGATACTTCCA ATCACTTCCATGTGTTTGTTGGGGATTTGAGTCCAGAAATTACAACAGAAGATATCAAATCAGCATTCGCCCCCTTTGGTAAAATATC GGATGCCCGAGTAGTTAAAGACATGGCAACTGGAAAATCCAAAGGCTAtggttttgtgtctttttataaCAAACTG GATGCAGAGAATGCAATCGTGCACATGGGAGGTCAGTGGTTGGGGGGTCGTCAAATCagaaccaactgggccacacggAAACCGCCTGCACCTAAAAGTACACAAGAAA ATAACACTAAGCAGCTGAGATTTGAAGATGTAGTGAACCAGTCCAGTCCAAAAAATTGTACTGTGTACTGCGGAGGAATCGCGTCTGGGTTGACAG atcaaCTTATGAGACAAACATTTTCACCATTTGGACAAATCATGGAAATAAGAGTTTTTCCAGAGAAGGGCTATTCATTTGTCAGGTAA